The genomic window GGCGGCGCATTTCAAACTCTCCCATCGATCCGGACAATGGATCTAGTTGTGACTACAAATGTAATCGACGTCAAGCGCAGCAGACTTGGCGACTACCCTGAGATGTGCCACCAATGGGAAAAGAGAGTTGGGAGAGAGACAAATATGCCCTTTAAAATGACCGAGATGGTGGGATGCGAATTTCCATTGTTCGCCTTTAGCCATTGCCGCGATGTGGTGGTCGCAGCCAGCCGCGCCGGGGGCTTTGGGGTGTTGGGAGCGGTGTCTTACACGCCAGAGCAGTTGGAGCACGAGCTGCAATGGATCGACGATCACGTGGACGGTATGCCTTACGGTGTCGATGTTCTCATCCCGGAAGTGCAGGCGGTTGATCATTCGGTCAGCGCGGATGAAATCGTCGCCCAAATCCCAAGCCAGTATCGCGACTTTACAAGGCAACTTTTGCGCGATGCCGGGATCAGCGATGAGGCAGGCGCACCGCAGGGTGGCAGCCAAGCCCCTAACACTTCGTTGGGGCAGGAGCTCTTGGAAGTCAGCTTTAATCACCCCGTTCGCCTGATTGCCAATGCGCTTGGTACAGCGCCGCCTGAAATGATCCAAGCTGGCAAGAAGCACGGGATTCCCGTGGCGGCACTCGTAGGTGCGAAAGAACACGCATTAAAGCAAGTCGATGCAGGCGTAGACATCATCGTTGCGCAAGGCGGCGAAGGTGGCGGGCATTGCGGTGATGTTTCGACCGTGGTCCTGATCCCGGAAGTCGTGCGCGCCATCAAGCAGGCGGGCGCAGACATTCCAGTGCTGGCCGCGGGCGGAATCATGACGGGCGAACAAATGGCTGGTATGATGGCCATGGGTGCGGCTGGTGCATGGTGCGGCAGCGTTTGGCTCGCCTCGCCCGAAGCAGAGACAACGCCGGTCTTCCGCGAGAAAATGGTGGCGGCGGGCTCGCGCGATACGATCCGTTCAAAGTACCGCACCGGAAAATTTTCCCGCCAGCTTAAAAGCGAATGGCATGATCGCTGGGAACAAGCGGGTCTGCCTGCCCTCCCCATGCCATTGATGAGCCTGCTTGCCGAACCCGTGCTGCGCGCGCTCGATCAAGCGGCGGTATCCGGCAATGCCCAGGCTCAGGCGCTTTCAAGCTATTGGGTGGGGCAAGGCCTTGGTCTTGTTGAGGACCAGCGCGGTGTTGGCACTATTGTCCAAGACTTCAAAGAAGGCTTTGCACGCGGTGTCGAAGGGCTCAACGCTTCGCTGGAATAGCAGCCCTATTCAATCACGCGCCCACGGACCATCACGAAATCCACCTCTTCGAGGATAGTGACATCCTCCAAAGGATTGCCATCAACCGCGATAATATCCGCCGAATAACCCGGCTTTAGCTGGCCGATCTGATCGCCCATACCAAGGACATTGGCAGCGACACTGGTCGCGCTTGCCAGAGCTTCGCGATTGCTAAGGCCGCCCTTTACCAGCAGGCCAAATTCGCCCGCATTCTGCCCGTGAGGGAACACGCCCGCATCGGTGCCGAAGGCAATCGGCACATTCAATTCGCGGGCGCGGCCAATTAGGCTTTCAGCGTAAGTGGCAACCGCCTCGATCTTTTCTTCAACCACCGGAGTGTAGAAATCCTGACCCAGCTTGCTCGTGACGCCCTGAAACGCCATGAGCGTGGGGATGAGGGTAACATTGTTATCCCGCATGGCCTTTGCTGATGCTTCATCAAGATAGGTGCCGTGTTCGATTGTATGCACGCCTGCTTTGGCTGCCGCTTCAACCCCGCGCGCACCATGCGCATGAGCGGCAACGTTGAGGCCAAGCAGCTTGGCGGTGTCGACAATAGCTTCCATTTCAGCAGAGGTGAAATGCTCTTCAAGGCCCCTGCCCTGCTGTGACAGCACGCCGCCGGTTGCGGTGATCTTGATCAGGTCAGCGCCATATTTGGACGCTTGGCGCACTTTCTCGGAACATTCGATCGGCCCCGTGCAGGTAAAGCCGGAGGTCAAGACCTCATCGACGTGACGCGTAAAGCCGTTCACATCGCCATGCCCGCCAATGATCGAAATCGTGCGCCCTGCGGTGATGACGCGCGGTCCCGGCACAATCCCCTCCTCAGTCGCGCGGCGCAGCGATTGCATGACCTGATCGGTTCGGCTGCCAAGGTCGCGGACCGTCGTAAAGCCCGCAAGCGCCGTGAGCCGCGCGTTCTTGGCTGCGATCAGAGTGTAATATTCAGGCGCAGTGGTCGCCGCGCGCCAGAATTCACCCGACGGGTCGCCAGACAGGTGCGTGTGCAGATCAATGAGGCCGGGAAGCACGGTTTTGTCTGAAAGATCGATGAGCGTGTCATTGTCACCGATCACGACATCGCTGGCCCCGGCTTCGACGATCTCGACAATCTTGCCGTCCTTGATGACGATCACGGCTGGCCCGGTGGGATCGCTATCAGCGTCCACAATAACGCTTCCTGCCTCGATCACGGTCATCTGGGCCATTACGGGCGATGCGAAAAGAGCCAGTGCCCCGCCTAAAGATGCGATAAGCCTGCGCGAGAAATTAAGCGTGCTCATGGAGATAAACCTCTCTTGGTTTTGATGTCTTACCCGTGATGGAACTTGGCGCGGCTTCTGGCAAGAATGCGGTCATGTGAATTACGCGCCGCCTGCCCCTGCTGCCTGCCAATCGGCAATCGCGTCAATCGGGAACAACAGCATAATGACGGTAAGCGTAAGGCCATCACGCACCACCCATGCAGCCAGCGCCTCCAGTATGATTGCCCCCACAATTGTCACTTTGACCGGCAATCGCATGGCGAGGTAAAAACCAAACGCCATCCAGCCGATGTCGGCGAAAGAATTGAGCACACTGTCGCCCGAATACCCCCAGTTCGCGGTGACTGAGCGGAAACGGTCGATCACCATTTGGGTGTTTTCGAGCACTTCCCAAGCTGCCTCCAGTAACACCGCGAGCGGCAGGCCCCATTTGACCGCCCCCTCGCCGCCAAGCTTCCATTTGGCAAAAAGCAACCAGACCAGCGCATAGAAAATTGGGCCGTGGATGATGTGGCTGGGCGTATACCAATCGGCGATATGCTGGGAATTGCCCATGGAATTGATGTTGCCATGCCAGAGCTTCACATAGCCGCACTCGCAAATCGGCGGACGCCCCATGGCAAGCAAAATACCCACCGCCACAGCGGCGATTGCAATTGAGACGAGGATGGTGGTCTTGTTCGGTTTCAAAAGTCCCATGCGCAACTTTCTGAATCAACGGCGCAAAAGACGCAAGTTTCCTGTCGCTCCACGGCAGTGTAACATTGCCCAGACACTTCCCCTCGCCTAGGGCATTGACACAGATGACCGACTCACAAGTGGATTGCGTAATTGTTGGCGGCGGCCTTGCTGGCGGATTGATTGCGCTTGCGCTTCAACGTGCGCGGCCCGAATTTCGCATCCGCCTGATCGAAGCGGGTCGCACCATTGGCGGCAACCACCGCTGGAGCTGGTTCGACAGCGATCTGGATGAGGCAGGGCACAAGCTTCTCGAAGGGTTTCGCCAGACCGAATGGGACAATGGCTATGAGGTCCGCTTTCCCAAATATCGCCGCAATCTGAAAACATCCTACAGATCGCTTGCCTCGCCCGATTTCCACGAAGGGATCGTGCGAGAACTTCCCGAAGGTTCGGTGATATTGGGACGCAAAGCGGTCAGTCTGGACTCGCGCGGCGTCGATCTGGCCGCGAGCAAATACCAGCCCGCTGAACGGATCAATGCCCGCAGCGTAATCGATTGCCGCAGCTTTACGCCCAGCAAGCATTTGAAAGGCGGCTGGCAGGTGTTCCTTGGCCGCCATATGCGCCTCGACAAACCCCACGGGGTTGAACGCCCCGTCATCATGGACGCAACCGTGGATCAGCTTGCCCCGCATGGCAATGGCAGCTCTTACCGGTTTGTCTATGTCCTGCCTTTGGGCGTGCATGATGTCTTTATCGAAGACACTTACTACGCCGATGATCCCTTGCTTGACCGGAGCGCATTGTCCGGGCGCATTGACCAGTATGCGCGCGCAAACGGATGGCAAGATGGGCTTCCCGTCCACCACGAAGCGGGCGTTTTGCCGGTCCTCACCGGAGGCGACTTTGCCGCCTATCAGGACGAAGTGCGCATTCCCGGTGTTGCCATCGCTGGTGCACGCGGCGGTTTTACCCATCCGCTCACCAGCTACACCATGTGCGTTGCGGTGGAGAATGCGCTGGCGATTGCAGAGCACGCTGACCTTTCAGGTGAACAGCTTGCCGCCTTTTTTGATGCGCGCGCAAAGGCTCATTGGAAAAAGACGGGATACTACCGCCTGCTCGCTCGTTTCCTGTTCTTCGCAGCCAAGCCGGAGAAGCGCGTCAAGGTGTTCCAGCGTTTCTACGGTCTTCGCGAAGGCTTGATCGAGCGGTTTTATGCGGCCCGATCAAACGCCTTTGATAAGGTCCGCGTCCTGTGGGGTGAGCCCCCCGTAGCTATACACTCTGCCATTGCGGCTATGTTCAAATCGGGTCCGGCGCTAAGGTCCAAGAAGTCTGATCGAGGCGTCAGCGAGGCCGCGCAGGCAAACGAATTGCAAAAGGAAACACAGGCATGAACGCCGATCCCACTCTTGATTTTTCACCGCCACAAAGCGGGGAGCGCGGCATCAATCCGGTGATCGCTGAAAAATACAAAGGGCGCACCGCCTGCGTGATCGGCTCAGGCTTCGGCGGCATGGCATTGGCACTGCGCCTCCAATCGCACGGTATTCAGACAACCGTCGTGGAAGCGCGCGATAAGCCGGGCGGGCGCGCGTATTTCTGGGAAAAAGACGGCTTCACCTTTGACGCTGGTCCCACGGTGATCACTGACCCGCCTTGCCTTAAGGAACTGTGGGAGCTGACCGGCCACGACATTTCCGAGGACGTTGAGCTGATGAAGGTCCACCCCTTCTACCGCCTCAACTGGCCCGATGGCACGAACTTCGATTATTCGAACAATGACGAGGAATTGAACGCCGAAATTGCCAAGCTCAACCCCGACGATGTGATCGGCTATCAGCGCTTCCTCGAATATTCAGCGCGCGTGCACGAAGAGGGCTATTTGAAGCTCGGCACCGTCCCCTTCCTCGATTTTAAATCCATGCTGAAAGCTGCCCCTGCTCTCGTCAAAGAGAAGGCGTGGCGCAGCGTTTACGACATGGTATCAAGCTACATCAAGGACGAGCGCCTTCGCGAAGCCTTCAGCTTCCACACGCTGCTCGTTGGCGGCTCGCCGATGAAAACTAGCGCCATTTACGCCCTCATTCACAAGCTTGAGAAAGACGGCGGCGTGTGGTGGGCAAGAGGCGGCACGAACCGTTTGATCGCAGGCATGGTGCGCCATTTTGAACGCCTCGGTGGCACCATGCGCGTGGGCGATCCGGTGGTTCAGGTGCACACACAAGGGACCAAGGCAACCGAAGTTGAAACCAAGAGCGGGTGGAAACAGCGCTTTGACGCGGTGTGCTCGAACGCTGACATTATGCACTCTTACAAGGACTTGCTTGGGCAATCTGACCGGGGCAAGAAGTACGCAAAGTCCCTCTCGCGCAAAAGCTATTCGCCCTCGCTCTTTGTCGTGCACTTTGGCCTTGAGGGCACATGGCCCGGCATTGCCCATCACATGATCCTGTTCGGCCCGCGCTATCACGGCCTTGTCGATGACATCTACAAGCACGGCGTTCTGCCGCAGGATTTCTCGATCTACCTCCACCACCCGACCGTGACTGACCCAAGCATGGCTCCCAAAGGCATGAGCACCTTCTACGCGCTCGTGCCTGTGGCTCACATGGGCAAGATGCCGATCGATTGGGACGTGGAAGGGCCCAAGTTTGAGAAAGCAATCCTCGATGAAGTCGGCCGGCGTCTGATCCCCGACATCCACGACCGGATCGTCACCAAATTCTCCTACGCACCCAAGGATTTCCAGAGCGATCTCAACGCCCACATGGGCAGCGCCTTCAGCCTTGAGCCCGTGCTGTGGCAATCGGCGTATATGCGCGGCCACAACCGCGATGATGTGATCGACAACTTCTATCTCGTGGGCGCAGGCACGCATCCGGGTGCTGGTATCCCCGGCGTTGTCGGAAGCGCGAAGGCAACCGCAGGGCTGATGCTCGAAGACCTGGCGATCAAGGCCTGAGCGTGAGCGGGCCGCTTTTCAAAGACCCGCGCCTCAAGAAGAAGAAGCGCAAGAAGAAAAACTACACCCCTGCGCCCTGTCCGATATGCGCCAGTTTGACGCTGACAGCGGAAATGCGCGGCGATTATCACATCTGCCGGGTCTGCTGGTGGGAAGACGATTTGGGCGAGAATGCCAATGTCGATTTTCCAAGCGGCGCAAACAAAGGCCTTAGCATCAGGGTTGCGAGAGCGAATTATGCAAAGTACGGCGCAGCGCACCGTGAATGGACCGATCAGGTCCGCGATCCAGAACCGGAAGAAGTCCCTCGAATGAAACGCCTCGCTGTCTATTGCGGTTCGGCAACGCCCGAAGACCCACGCTTTATGGAGCTCGCCTATGAAGTGGGCAAAACGCTTGCCACGCGCGGCATTGGCACGGTTTATGGCGGGGGGCGTTTGGGGCTGATGGGCGCGGTCGCGGCGGGCGCACTGGATGCAGCTGGCGAAGTGATCGGGATCATCCCCGAAGCGCTCGCCAATTCAGAAGTGGCGAACCACGACTGCACCGAGCTTCACACCGTTTCCGGGATGCATGAGCGCAAACAGTGCTTCACCGACCTGTCCGACGGCTTTGTGACGCTGCCGGGCGGGGTCGGCACGATGGACGAGCTGTGGGAGGCAATGAGCTGGGCGCAGCTTGGCTATCACTCCGATCCTGTGGGCGTGCTCAATGCCTTTGGCTTTTACGATGACCTGTTGAAATTCAATGCCAAAATGGCCGAAGTCGGCTTTGTCCGCCCTGCGCATCAGAACATTATGGTTCACGCAGAAACCATCGAGGATCTGCTCGAAAAGATGGAGGCTTACGAGCCCCACACGCCGATTTTCCGGATGAAGGCGGATGATCTGTGATGAAGAACCCACCCCCAACCCCTCCCGCTTGCGGGAGGGGAGCGAAACTTAATGAGCCCAAGGCGAATTTAGTTGCAGCGGGGTGGGCTGTTTGATGCCGGTGCCCCCCGAAAGACGCGCAGAACTCGTCGCCCACGCAAGGGCGACAATCAAACACGGCTCGCAAAGCTTTTCAGCCGCCTCGCAATTGTTCGACAGCGAAACCCGCGAGCGCGCCTGGCTGCTCTACGCCTGGTGCCGCCAGTGCGATGACATTGCAGACAACCAAGTGCTCGGCGGCGAACTGGGCGACCAGTCTGACCTTGACGCGAGGCTCGCCCATATCCGCCGCCTCACCGCGCTTGCTTTCGAAGGCAAACCCACCGGCGATCCAGCCTTCGATTGCCTTGGCGTCGTGGCCGAAGAATGCGGCCTCACTCCCGCAATGGCCGAGGACGTGATCGCAGGTTTTGCGCTTGATGCCGACGATTGGAGGCCGCGCACCGAAGCCGATATGATGCGCTATTGCTATCACGTGGCTGGAGCCGTTGGCGT from Erythrobacter sp. SCSIO 43205 includes these protein-coding regions:
- a CDS encoding nitronate monooxygenase family protein codes for the protein MPFKMTEMVGCEFPLFAFSHCRDVVVAASRAGGFGVLGAVSYTPEQLEHELQWIDDHVDGMPYGVDVLIPEVQAVDHSVSADEIVAQIPSQYRDFTRQLLRDAGISDEAGAPQGGSQAPNTSLGQELLEVSFNHPVRLIANALGTAPPEMIQAGKKHGIPVAALVGAKEHALKQVDAGVDIIVAQGGEGGGHCGDVSTVVLIPEVVRAIKQAGADIPVLAAGGIMTGEQMAGMMAMGAAGAWCGSVWLASPEAETTPVFREKMVAAGSRDTIRSKYRTGKFSRQLKSEWHDRWEQAGLPALPMPLMSLLAEPVLRALDQAAVSGNAQAQALSSYWVGQGLGLVEDQRGVGTIVQDFKEGFARGVEGLNASLE
- a CDS encoding amidohydrolase family protein, translating into MSTLNFSRRLIASLGGALALFASPVMAQMTVIEAGSVIVDADSDPTGPAVIVIKDGKIVEIVEAGASDVVIGDNDTLIDLSDKTVLPGLIDLHTHLSGDPSGEFWRAATTAPEYYTLIAAKNARLTALAGFTTVRDLGSRTDQVMQSLRRATEEGIVPGPRVITAGRTISIIGGHGDVNGFTRHVDEVLTSGFTCTGPIECSEKVRQASKYGADLIKITATGGVLSQQGRGLEEHFTSAEMEAIVDTAKLLGLNVAAHAHGARGVEAAAKAGVHTIEHGTYLDEASAKAMRDNNVTLIPTLMAFQGVTSKLGQDFYTPVVEEKIEAVATYAESLIGRARELNVPIAFGTDAGVFPHGQNAGEFGLLVKGGLSNREALASATSVAANVLGMGDQIGQLKPGYSADIIAVDGNPLEDVTILEEVDFVMVRGRVIE
- a CDS encoding DUF2585 family protein, giving the protein MGLLKPNKTTILVSIAIAAVAVGILLAMGRPPICECGYVKLWHGNINSMGNSQHIADWYTPSHIIHGPIFYALVWLLFAKWKLGGEGAVKWGLPLAVLLEAAWEVLENTQMVIDRFRSVTANWGYSGDSVLNSFADIGWMAFGFYLAMRLPVKVTIVGAIILEALAAWVVRDGLTLTVIMLLFPIDAIADWQAAGAGGA
- the crtY gene encoding lycopene beta-cyclase CrtY, translating into MTDSQVDCVIVGGGLAGGLIALALQRARPEFRIRLIEAGRTIGGNHRWSWFDSDLDEAGHKLLEGFRQTEWDNGYEVRFPKYRRNLKTSYRSLASPDFHEGIVRELPEGSVILGRKAVSLDSRGVDLAASKYQPAERINARSVIDCRSFTPSKHLKGGWQVFLGRHMRLDKPHGVERPVIMDATVDQLAPHGNGSSYRFVYVLPLGVHDVFIEDTYYADDPLLDRSALSGRIDQYARANGWQDGLPVHHEAGVLPVLTGGDFAAYQDEVRIPGVAIAGARGGFTHPLTSYTMCVAVENALAIAEHADLSGEQLAAFFDARAKAHWKKTGYYRLLARFLFFAAKPEKRVKVFQRFYGLREGLIERFYAARSNAFDKVRVLWGEPPVAIHSAIAAMFKSGPALRSKKSDRGVSEAAQANELQKETQA
- a CDS encoding phytoene desaturase, coding for MNADPTLDFSPPQSGERGINPVIAEKYKGRTACVIGSGFGGMALALRLQSHGIQTTVVEARDKPGGRAYFWEKDGFTFDAGPTVITDPPCLKELWELTGHDISEDVELMKVHPFYRLNWPDGTNFDYSNNDEELNAEIAKLNPDDVIGYQRFLEYSARVHEEGYLKLGTVPFLDFKSMLKAAPALVKEKAWRSVYDMVSSYIKDERLREAFSFHTLLVGGSPMKTSAIYALIHKLEKDGGVWWARGGTNRLIAGMVRHFERLGGTMRVGDPVVQVHTQGTKATEVETKSGWKQRFDAVCSNADIMHSYKDLLGQSDRGKKYAKSLSRKSYSPSLFVVHFGLEGTWPGIAHHMILFGPRYHGLVDDIYKHGVLPQDFSIYLHHPTVTDPSMAPKGMSTFYALVPVAHMGKMPIDWDVEGPKFEKAILDEVGRRLIPDIHDRIVTKFSYAPKDFQSDLNAHMGSAFSLEPVLWQSAYMRGHNRDDVIDNFYLVGAGTHPGAGIPGVVGSAKATAGLMLEDLAIKA
- a CDS encoding TIGR00730 family Rossman fold protein — protein: MKRLAVYCGSATPEDPRFMELAYEVGKTLATRGIGTVYGGGRLGLMGAVAAGALDAAGEVIGIIPEALANSEVANHDCTELHTVSGMHERKQCFTDLSDGFVTLPGGVGTMDELWEAMSWAQLGYHSDPVGVLNAFGFYDDLLKFNAKMAEVGFVRPAHQNIMVHAETIEDLLEKMEAYEPHTPIFRMKADDL